The following coding sequences are from one Zalophus californianus isolate mZalCal1 chromosome 15, mZalCal1.pri.v2, whole genome shotgun sequence window:
- the LOC113920720 gene encoding LOW QUALITY PROTEIN: interferon-induced protein with tetratricopeptide repeats 5-like (The sequence of the model RefSeq protein was modified relative to this genomic sequence to represent the inferred CDS: substituted 1 base at 1 genomic stop codon), which produces MDLFLQKYKKDFIFDSEIPKDPLKAILLELECHFTWNLLKEDILFDVEDTIGQQLESVTTESRLTLYNLLAYVKHLKGQNEDALECLEQAEHIIQQEHSDKEVRHLVTWGNYAWVYYHMDQLKEAQKHLDKIGTTCKKLSSPSDYRSDRPEIDCEKGWALLKFGGKYYHRAKVAFEKALEVEPDNPEFNIGYAITVYRLDDTDRHGCIKSFSLGPLRKAVSLNPGNTYIKVLLALKLQDVQAEDEGERYIEEILDQISSQPHVLRYAAKFYRRKNSWDKALEVLKKALKVTPMSSFLHHQMGLCYRAQMIDIKEATGNRPTGEDKLRMDRLITMAIFHFKVAVQXDFKFPFVYTALASMYVEAGQCNKAEEVFQKVLHLENITDDHKHQIHYYYGRFQEFHCKSESTAIHHYLEALKISDQSSLRPKLTSVLKKLALKRLGHDASDVQLCALGLVYKLEGEERQAAQYYERAQRIDPENAEPLAALCELRLSI; this is translated from the coding sequence ATGgacttatttcttcaaaaatataaaaaggattttatcTTTGACAGTGAAATTCCTAAGGACCCCTTGAAGGCCATTCTGTTGGAGTTAGAATGTCACTTTACATGGAATTTACTTAAGGAAGACATTCTGTTTGATGTGGAAGATACAATTGGGCAGCAGCTTGAATCTGTCACCACAGAATCCAGACTTACTCTTTATAACCTATTGGCCTATGTGAAACATCTAAAAGGCCAAAATGAAGATGCCCTAGAATGCTTGGAACAAGCAGAACACATAATCCAGCAAGAGCACTCAGACAAAGAAGTGCGACATCTGGTCACTTGGGGAAACTATGCCTGGGTGTATTATCACATGGACCAGCTTAAGGAAGCTCAGAAGCATTTAGACAAGATAGGGACCACCTGTAAGAAACTGTCCAGTCCTTCTGACTACAGGTCGGACAGGCCTGAGATTGACTGTGAGAAAGGGTGGGCACTCTTGAAATTTGGAGGAAAGTATTACCACAGGGCAAAAGTGGCTTTTGAGAAGGCTCTGGAAGTGGAACCTGACAATCCAGAATTTAACATCGGTTATGCCATCACAGTGTACCGGCTGGACGATACTGACAGACACGGGTGTATAAAGAGCTTTTCTCTGGGCCCGCTGAGGAAGGCTGTCTCCCTGAACCCAGGTAACACCTACATTAAGGTTTTACTGGCACTGAAGCTTCAAGATGTACAAGCAGAAGATGAAGGGGAAAGGTATATTGAAGAAATCCTGGACCAAATATCCTCCCAACCTCATGTCCTTCGTTATGCAGCCAAATTCTACAGGAGAAAAAATTCCTGGGACAAAGCTCTTGAAGTTTTGAAAAAGGCCTTGAAGGTGACACCAATGTCTTCGTTCCTGCATCACCAGATGGGACTTTGCTATCGGGCGCAAATGATCGACATCAAGGAGGCCACAGGCAACAGACCTACAGGGGAGGATAAACTGAGGATGGACAGGCTTATTACAATGGCTATCTTTCATTTCAAAGTAGCTGTGCAATGAGACTTCAAGTTCCCCTTTGTCTACACAGCCCTGGCGAGCATGTATGTCGAGGCAGGCCAGTGTAATAAAGCTGAAGAAGTTTTCCAGAAAGTGCTTCATCTGGAGAACATAACTGATGATCACAAACATCAGATCCACTACTACTACGGCCGCTTTCAGGAATTTCACTGTAAGTCAGAAAGTACTGCCATCCACCATTATTTAGAGGCCTTAAAGATCAGTGACCAATCATCCCTCCGTCCCAAACTGACAAGTGTTCTGAAGAAACTGGCTCTGAAGAGACTTGGTCATGATGCTTCAGATGTGCAGTTATGTGCCCTGGGGCTTGTTTACAAgctggagggagaagagaggcaaGCTGCTCAGTACTATGAGCGGGCCCAGAGGATAGATCCAGAAAATGCAGAGCCCCTTGCCGCTCTCTGTGAGCTTCGactttctatttaa